The DNA segment TAAAAAAACACGGGACAATTCTGTAAGACTCTGTATATCAAATTGTTTAACTTACAATATCAAAACTCAACAAGTATCACAGCCTATTTTCCGATTGTGCCTATACATGATTATAGTTGCTATGATCACTTGGACCTACCTCCACTGAGTATCTTGACAGCATCTCCTCCGGTGGAAGTGAACCGTATCTTAGTGGGTGGGGCACTATGGCCACATCGAGATCGTAACAGGCGAGCACTGCCATCTGATTGGTCAAATATCCACATCTTCAACCTGACAGACAGATACAGCGCTAATTACGATGCCATAACCTTTCACAACGCCAACGAATCGTTGATGTATTGCATGTAAATTACAGCTGTATAGCATACAGAGGGCTTAATTTAATCTGCTCAAAATGATTTCACATGTAGGAATACCTAGAGATTTAATTTTAAAAAGAGAATTTACACTTTGTTATATTGTACTGCACTCACGAGTTGTCTGGACCTGAGGTGACCATTACCGGCTGGGACTGCAAGAACTGTAGCCCCGACACGGAGCCATTGTGTGAGTTCCTGAGGATGGTGGACAGTCTCTTCTTGTCCAAGTCCCACACTGCTATGTGCCCAATAGAGCTACCAGTGGCTACTGTGTTGGTGCCGTCTGGGTGGTATGGGAGGGATACAAATCAATCAATGTATTTGAAGTGCTGTGTATAACAGGAAGTATATACATGGACTGTCGTTGGTTTAGTCTGTAGACAAGTATTGgtatcactacatgtacaatgtaatctacatatatacatgtatcatcaTGGGTTGTGTATTGATCGCGTCTTAGTCACTATCCTAATGTAAGTTCCGCGCAGAACGACGAAAGAAACTCACCCGTTCTGAAGCTCATTGCAGTGACTGGACCCCACTCCTGATGGAACCTCATCACTGTCTGGTCATACTTGAGGTTGTGCATCACAATACCCCCACTCTCCAGACCAACCCCCACAACATCCACAGCGGGGGATTGTGCCAATATTTGTACCGCAGATCCCCAGCCCTTAAATGTGTACACCAGTTTGCTGGTTCGAATGTTCCACAACTGCAGCTGTCCCTGCTGGCTGCCTAACAGAAGTTTGTTGAGGTAGGTGCTCGGATGAAGGGCACTTAAAATGGTGAAGGAGCAAACGTCAAAGTGCATCTCCCCATACAACTCTGAAATAAATGATATGGAAGCATAAGGCAtgtgtcataataataattattcaatacAGAGCAGTTACCAAAAGTACAATACACTTTCGAAACACAGAGGCAGtaaatatttcaattattaatattggtgttgtgtgttgttgtACGCTATCACTCACACCTTTGCTGACACTGTGCCAGATTCTCATCACATTGCTGTCGTCAATGGAGATGAGATGCTCTCCAAACGGTAGAATGAACTGGACCTCCCCCTCGTGACCAAGGTAAGTGTTGACCTCTTGACCCCTCTTGAAAGCTTTGACCACATTCTGGTAGGAGGCATACACTATTTTCCCCTGGATTGCTAGACACTGCAACTGGTCAGGTTGCTGAGTACCTGAGAGGATATAAAACCATTTATTATTCAGTCTATTTTAAGAACCATACACTACTATTATTAACGACTGCTTTTTACCTATGGTGACATAGTCTATACACGTACACTGTAACACATATGTACAGCTGCACAACTCACCTACAAACACCAACCGTAGCTTGTCACACTATAGAAAATAATAAGTACTGATGTAAAAACATGCATGAAAAACAGTAAATGTGCGCACAAAAAGGTTACACACAGAATGAGATCTCACTGTGTAAACGTGGAAAGCTCTTCCAACTGATGTAACCACAAAGGTTTCTGCCCCTAGGCTCGATGACACCAGTGGAAGATGATTACAGCAGAACCCTATGGCACGAAATGGAGAGAAAACCTGGCTTGATGAAGACATTTCTTTCGTAACTCCACGTGGCTTTTTTTGTTGCCACATGGGTTTAGAGGCTAGAAAGAAGAACATGAGGTCCGAACTTTGACTTGAACCCTTAGCTTAGTGTGCTTTATTTGGAGTTTTAGGTGCTTTCTTTCTGAAAGTGATGTTACAACTTCTCAATGACAGAGAGGTAGGGTTGGATCCGCCATGGCTGCTCCCCAGGGTGTATGGCAGTCAGAGATTTGTTGATATAGAGCTTAGTAGCAGAAGAGAGTTTGTCAAAGGACACAAAAATGGAGTAACTTCTATGGACATTGATAGACAGTCTGGAAGATAGTGAGTTCATTTGCCCATCAGTTATGCCAGTAGATCCGTACTGTAGGTAGAGGTGCGTGTGTATGCACAAGGCCACCATACACCAGGCAACTTTCAGGCAATTCATTTTATTATTACAAGCAATGAAGCAAGAACACTTGTAAAtttatacactataattatagtattacgTGTTCCTATTTCCTTCCTTCCAGTATTCTGTCTGGCGGCTCTGATACAACAGGAACCATATTGCTACATGACACCCTCTGTCCCCCTGGCTCCACCCACCAATATCCCATCGTCTCAAACACATTCAGCCCAATCTCAAACTCTGAACAAAACACCTCGTATGCCATTTGCTCCATCCAGTGGTACCCTCACGACACGGGCATGTTTGTGACGAGTTCTGCTGACAGGACTGTTAAAGTATGGGACACGAATGAGATGTGTCCTGTGGAAAGTTTCAAGTTCACCAagccagtgtacacacacgttATGGCTGCAGCACAGTCCCACTGTCTCATCGCAGGTACAGGGTGGTGTTTATCAAGTACTTTTTAAGCTttgtacaaaataatataTGCTTTTGAATATAATGTACGTGCATATTCTTGGGAGTAGACTCGTGTAGATACATCTTAATACAACTATGTTCATGTACACATCTGGAGTGGCGGTGCTTACCTTAGAATACTGAAACCGTAATCTGTCATGATATCTTACACACTTGACAATGTATGTTATAACTATAAACACCACTTGACACATGTGCTTCCATTTCCTCTCTCCCAGCACAGTTGGAGGCAAAGAGTGTGAGATCACGCTATGTGACATCCACTCCGGCTCGTCCACGCACATCCTCCGATCTCATAACCTCCCTGTGATGTCCCTCGCCTGGTCTCCCCACAACGACTTCACTCTGGCCAGCGGGAGTCAAGACAACAGAGTGCTCTTGTGGGATATCCGTAAGGCCGCTGGTCCACTCATGAGCTTAGACATGCACAATGGCAGTGGGAGCTCAAACAGTGCATCAGgtgagagagtgtgtgtgaagATAGTGTCTCTTGAATCATTATCAAAGATAGGGCGTGTTAGCATACTATACATTGTGCcctgtacttacatgtagttagtaTTGATTGTCTTAATTATCACTTTTTGTTggaatgaccctttaccataattattgttagatCGATGCTTGACATGATAATCCCCTCCAGTTGAAACTGCTCACAGTGGTCATGTGAATGGACTTTGCTTCAGCTCTGATGGGCTCTACCTACTGTCATTTGCAACAGACAATAAGCTGAAACTATGGGATGCCTTCTATGGGAAAAATACACTGGTGAGTATAATGGAACGCTATCTCCATTGTGTGTGCTGTAGTATAGTTGTATTCTCGTACTCCATAGAAAGCTCTCCGCCAATAGAGAGTCACTCTAGTAATGGTGCGTGTATGGTTTACACGCGCTTGATTATTTATATTCGGTAAAGATCAACAAAGATTAATATTGATCCACCTCACAGATAAACTACGGTCATTTGACCAACTATGACACTCACACGAGTGTACAGTTTGCAGTATCCTCCCACACATCCACCCTCCACCCGGTTGTGTGTCTCCCTTCCAGTGGGAGCATTCTGCTCATAGAGATGCTCACGGGCAAGAAAATCAAGAGCTTGCAAGGACACTTTGGCACTGTCAACTGTGTAATGACTCACCCTTTTGAGCAGGTAAGGATACCAACGGGCCAAGAACTTCTATTTTTATTAGCCATTAAAATTATTCTTCAATGCttttatcattattatgtTTTGCAGGAGTTGTTTTCTGGTGGAGGTGATGGGAACATTTTGACCTGGGAACCCCCTCCTCCAAAAGTGACTGAGGTATGCTAGTAGATACAAGAGTAATGATTTCCTACTAACAATTGGTCTAAACTGCACGTTCACAAGCTATTCACTTTTTGACTGTCACCTCGTTTTAGCatccagggtttcatctaggattacaAGTTTGGCGGGAAGGTTTGGGCACGCGTAAGCATGTCGCAAATatttggccactcccacatttgtgCATCATAGagctagttacatattgcacatcacgGACAGTACTAAtgtaatgatgtcattattctacaacatttgggggggaggttcacccctgcccccccccccactagatgaaaccctgatagTGATAGCCATTTTAATCTTTCATCAGTATGTATCACCTACACAGACCCGCTCAGCCAGTGGTAGAGGCCTATCTGTGTATCAAGACGATTGGAGCAGTGATGAGGAAAGATAATCATTGCTTTTGTCGCTATTACATCAAATCTGTTGTGAATTGGGAGCCATCTGTCACCTGGAGAACATTTATAAACTGAACTTATTTTGTTGTGTTTTGATTAGTATTTTGTGCTGTATTTATTTCCAGACTGTGCAGTCATAAACAATTGATTTCCTCCTCAAGTAAGAAATTAATTGTTAATTACTCTAGGCGGAAATTAATCGGAAACAAGCTGTAGGCTATGAATAATATTAGCTGTAAATATTTGATCGTTAGTGATTTCGTAAACTGTGAGGTTAATTAGTTTCTAGTACTGTACActgtgtagctagctgtactgtGCTCTGAATGAGGTATGGCTCTATCTGTTACCAAGTCCTAAGTGTCTACCAAGTTTATCAAGCAAGATATATTGGCCAAAGCTGAAACCCATGAAAGACAGACTGAAAGTTGCACTGGAGTAAAGAGGGGAAGCTCATATCTATTGAAGATGCCTGAGAATGAAAGGAAGCTATTCCTACATAGTCCGGCTCTATCGGAACAAGCTACTTACAAATGGCCCCTTGTTAGATCTGTAAGTGCTCACACTACtttgtagctagctactgtgtgtacattatTAATGACTAATACGGTATAATACAGGCAGTACTGTGTTATATGCAACATACTTCTAAGTATTGTGTTGAGTTATGTATATGTACCTATGTACTAGACAAATGCTTGATTGTATATCTCAATAGGGTGTTTTCAAAAGACGCATTGTATGTGTGCATTCCTCTGAATGGGCACCTTTTATCCACAGAAATTATTAGTGACATACTCCTTGCTCTTAggtgtgttataattatgacctccATACTGTGGTGTTTGTAGTATTGTGCACTGATACACTGTGTGTTGATTTCTATGGGGACAATCAAGTGAACAATCAGAGAATCACCAAGTGCATAACAGTATGGCAACCCATTATCAGAAATTTATCACGTGACttttgtactataattatggtgtctAAAATGTGTGCCTGTAGTTTTTCTGCACTGTATAGGGTGGCTGTTgagcattaattttgtcataGTCCCATACTTTGGGCCTAAGCTGTTGAGAAGTGGAAGCCTGCTATGGCACAGTTGCTATCTTATCTGGCTGCTTACCATTGTGTATTGTGttctgtactgtatatagagACACAAAGAGTCACATGGTGTCTTATTTGGCATTCTACCCGGGTAATTATGACTGTTGTAGTACACATTAGGTATACTCATTGATACCATATAAGTCACCAGCATTGTAGTGTATTGTATTTGTTGCTATAGTATGTGCTACACAATGAGTGCTGGAGTGTGAGCTTGAGGTATGTCAATATGTTAGACCTGATTAACACTCCTTCATTAAGCCTTTGTAAAAATGTTATTCTGGTAGTCATCTTCAATGTGGAATCAAGTTTTACCAGGAAATAGCTACATATGTATGTACTTTAGGGCTTCTCAATTCCTTTGTTGACTGCTGTATACAATATAGTTTTAAATGTGGTCTGCTGCGCTAACAATGGATGGTCTGGTAAATACTAACAATGGATGGTCTGGTAAATACAACACTCGGACCACGTGTATTTGCTGATTGCCTTAACCTAACCTGGTTACTGTCCACTAAGTCCCAACTAACTGATGGCTAGACTGAGAGTTCATAGTGGGATATTCTGTAGGCTTTCTGTGAAACCACCCTATTGTCACTGTTATCACTAAAATTTCATTTTCACTGAGTGCCAAAGCAGCACTATAATACCTATTGTGTGACCAACAATGCAATTAGATAGTTTAGATAGTTTGTTGTAAGAATTCTTCTCAGTAATTGTGATTCCATATTGTGCATCCTGTTGTGTGCTTTATAACTCTCACTGGCTGTTCGCTTTTTTGTACAGGACACCTGGGATGAGGCTCACGAGATTGTTGACACCATAAGGTTAGTACACCACATATTTATTACCTTAATTCATACACTCACTATTATCTCACCACTCAAGTGTCATCCACTACCTCCAATAATCATAGATCATGTGTTCCTGGTGGTAGCAGGCAATGAGATAGCCCAGGCATCCCCATGACATATCTTaacctgtgtacacacactgacagttgGAGCTAAGGGTTGGCCCTTTGTCAGAATTCACTAACCACGATAAAGCACCCACATCCCTAGGTGGAACTCTCCCTTCTCTCTTAGTGCCTCAAGCTAATGGGGTGTAGGATGGGGCCATTATATTCATTGCATACCAGGCTGTGTCTAAATAGGGCTGCCTAGCCCCCATTAgtggtgtatggtgtgtgtctATTCATTATTATGAGCGCAGGTGTTTAGTCAACTTATAATTAGTGAAATCTGATAGGCATACCGTGTATTGCCTAATACATGTTTGCAGTGGGTGGGTGTAACACTGCTATGTCATTACTGAAGTACTATTTTATATTGCTCTtatgggtgtgtatgtgtgctgTATAAGGCTGTACTTGGCAGTGTACCCAACAATACACACAGCCAGTATGTGGCAATACAGGAAGTACTGAATTTATGTGGGCTCTATTGTAGATATGATAGCTAGGTAACATAATACGCATTCCTTGGTTGATATATACACCATGAAAGGACAGCACTTTAAGGTACGGTTGACGAGTGTACGCCTCAAATCACCCGCAAAATGTTTTGCAAATTCCTAACATTCGCTGTAAactaactatatatacaattcACCAATTCACATTGATAAAGTAGGCGTTCCTGTACTTAAAAACCTGATGTGTTTAGGCTATCAATCATAGGGCTGTACGTATGTAAGAGTATAGTGATGTATACTTTAGATATGCTCTCTAGTGAGATAGCAAATCCTTTGTTTGCTTTGAAGCTGTAAACATAACCACACAGTGTATTTTCAAAGCTGTTTTCAGAGGTAATGCCATACATGGGAATTGTCTAGTTTCAATAGTGACACTGGTTGTTTGTTTTAGACATTGTGCAATACCTCTCAATCACACACAATACAGTGTAGTGGCAATGCAATACACTGAGTAATTGCTGTACTGTGGTGTAGTTGCCATGATGAAACcgtaattatagtatagtgtACACAAACCACTTATGATTGCGCAACCTTACTGCTGTTACATGGTTTCCGTGTATtgactgtacagtatacatacattgtacatacctGTGCTAGCTTCCAGGTATTAGGCAGTACTTACATGTGTTTATACAGCCCTGTGTATAACAACAGTCGTATAGCATGCTAATGTGTTGGACACTGGCCAGTTATTTTGCTTTGATTGTTTATTATTCTGGCACATGTTTCTAATAAGGACACATAGACAATGCATGTGTAAAAGGGGGGCAATGACCCAAGTGTCTTGGTGTAAAACTAGATCAATTGTTTCAACAATTATCTACACAACCTCACCCATTTTATTGCTATGAtatctacgtacatgtatgtatacaatcaggagtgcatgaatactaATAGTGACAGTCAGCAGGCCTCTATAATGTGGGGTCAATCAACACCTGAAGTGGTCTTAGGAGATCAGAATCTTAGCAGATGAtctcactgcatgtacaaatgttTCCCACAGTGATATTTGTGcatgccacacacacaggtgggtATGTAATGACTTCCCTGAAATGAAGCTGGCCTTGGAGAACAATGTTCTCAAGAACTATGATGCCACTAAGTAAGTTAtgagtaccataattattagatgctaaaattaatatcaatAACTTAATTCAATTTGTTCTTGAATAGTTCAGATTTCTTAGAATAATGTGTTTACAGCAATACCCGATTATTAGACTCTCAAGTTTCATTTAACCATGGCCTTGTAACTAATCTTAGTAATGGGCACTGGTTTTTATGTACCTGTGTATGTgttattgtgtgtgcagttttGAGAGTATGAAGCAGCTGTGTGAGAAGTACAACAGGGCCGTCAACAACATACGTAAATTGGTGAGTCGGTATGTCTTCATTCAGTTACTGTTTAAGATAGATTAATTTAGCGTGAGACGGCCTTAGCATGCTTATTGATATAATAATGCTTTCAAAACCCTAGCTGGGCAAGTAACATGTAGAAGATTAGTAGATAATAAGCAGATTATATATAGATTTTTTTATCTCCCCTCCTCCAGTGGTCAGGTCGACAACCTCCTGCCTGCATCGATGCCCCGCCATCCACCCCCTTGTTGAAGCACATCATCAATCAAGTCTACAATAGAGCAGTTGCTAATCCTGACCTTCTCAACTCATATGAGCCCTTCTCCCCAGAGGTGAGTTTATATGATTCACCTCCTTGCAAAACTGCTTTTTCGTCAGAAGTGACTGGTGGGCAATAACCCCCATGCACCCCAGTACTATCTCATACACCACCAAAGATGAACATGCTGATACACTTACCTAGATAGTGGTCACAGTATTGCATGGCTCAGAGAACTTGTCCCAGTGTGTCCCACCCTCCTAAATTCGAATGTACCTCCCATAGTGCTCTGTATTTTGCTACCAATGATGACTGACAACATGTATTATCCAGGTTTATGGGGAGACGTCATTTGAGTTGATTGCTGAAGTCATCAAGCACACAAAGCTGTCTGAGAATGATGTCTTTGTGGACCTGGGAAGTGGTGagtcatatacatgtaacatccACTGTGTACGTACAACATGCACGttcacatatacatgtacatgtaagctgCTTAGAGCTGCTGTGTACATACAACTTGAGGGCATTGAAACCatggttatacatgtacatgtaatatggCTATGGCAATTAAAAGTAAATATAGCTGTGGCTTAGACTATAATACATTAGTTGTACAATAGTGTCCACAGTAGTAGTTGATGTGTTTGTCAGCATAATTGTAAGTCTATTAATGCCTCATGGTGGTTGCTCAATATGGCTGTATGCCACTTCACACTCTTTGCTTGCCTATACGCAGGTGTGGGGCAGGTCGTACTCCAGGTGGCCGCTACTGTTGGGTGCAAGTGCTATGGCATAGAAAAGGCGGAGATACCAGTCAAGTATGCTGAGGTAAGTAATTATAGACATTAAGTTTTATTTATAACCTCTAAATACGTGCTATAAATCTAAATGACGGGGTCCATCAATGCGTAGACCAGTGTGTTCTCTATAAAGTCTACATGTGGCGTCTCCAAGTGAGGAAGTTAATTTAAGGTTTAGGCCCTACATGTATCCAGTACGTAGCAGCAGCCTGTTTAGTTGAGGGCGACCTCTGTCTGAGTAGTCTTGAACACTGTGTGGTTTGTTCTTACAGAAGATGGAGAGTGAGTTCGTCAAGTGGATGGACTGGTACGGGAAATCATCCGGAGAGTTTGAACTGCTCGCTGGTGACTTCCTCTCTCCAGAGTTTGAGTCTGTCTTCTCCTCTGCCACGTACGTTCTTCTTGTAATTTAGTGAGGTATCAAACTGTGTTTGTTTGCATGGATACATGTATCTCATATATCATGCCTAGAAATTAAAAAGTGTTTAACTTACGAGAATCAATTGTGAATTAATATGCAGGGGATGAGTAGCACTTGGAAAATCATGTACTGTAATTCACGTTTATCATACATGGTCTctaactattacatgtacactgtatcgCAACGTtcaatgtaccgtatagcgggtaattttcggggatCAAAATATtagtggttcagcaatatttagCCATTCgtggaattttaattttcttggttgctgcttgcactgcaggtaaaggtaagatcgcttcattcgtgggtaaaatattagTGGTCCAGTGTGTTGAACcatgaaaaccacgaatattttgccccacgaaaattacccgctatacggtatatcattGCATAACGTCGTACCCAATTGATTTCATTTCTCTTGTCATCCGTACAGGGTGATATTTGTCAACAACTTTGCGTTTGGGCCTAAAGTAAACCACGCCCTCAAGGAGAGGTTCGCCAACCTCGGTGACGGGACAAAGATCGTCTCCTCCCACGAGTTCTGTCCTCTCAACTTCAGAATATCATCTAGAAACCTGTCAGGTATTGTATTAGGAGTGTATGATCTGTACGTAacttacatacatgtacattgtgcaCTAGGAGACCATTACGACATTTTTGTACAAAAAAGTGTATCGGATGAACTAACCAACTtctacacatacactgtacatgtactgtacctcggaacacatgcatgtgtatacacatgATGTACACTCATGTATGTGGAAATACTGAATCATGTTAGAATGGCCGTTTGACTGCTCATTATTAACACAGTGAACTCCTTTCCTTGCAGACATAGGGTCTATAATGCGAGTGGCTGAGCTGTCCCCTCTCAAGGGTCAGGTGTCATGGACAGGGAAGCCAGTCACATACTACctgcacatcatagacagaGGCAAACTCGAGAAGTACTTTCATCGGCAGAAACACCCCGACGATCCCGTGGTACGTTAAGAGATTAAACCAACCTTTACATCATTTTTCTACAGTTGTGTACTAGCTGCgcatatagtacatgtataattactaGATGCTACACACACTGTAGAAATTAGAAGAGCTCTTAGAAATTGTATGTGTACTTCAATTGTTGAAATGTTACACCATCTCCTTCATGCAGACTGAGAGTTCCCGCAGTGTGACGCCATGCTCAGATAGTCAGGAGGGAGGCAGTGACATTTCTTCTGGGGAAGAGGACATTGCAGAACAACTCGGAATGGTGAGAGGAACTGCTCTGTAGTAATTTTTAAGCCAGTTGATGTACCACTGCACCACTCCGCAGTGTAATTGTACACCTGTAGTATATGTACAGTAGCTGTCTCTTTAATGCTCTCGCAATGTGATGCTAGAAGATAGTACtctcctacatgtataaatcaATTTTCCTGCCTGCAGATTCGCTCCAAGACGTCCCCAGGCCAGGGCAAACCCACCCAGCTCTCACCCACTCATCAACACCTACTGGACCTCCAATTCACCAACTTATTCTCTAAGGACATGATTCCCAACAAACATGGACACCATCACTCGGAGAGAGGGGACATGGTTAGAAAGAGGACCCCTGGAGTAAAGCCGGGCAAAGTACCAGTGCGGCGCAAATCTTTGGGAGCGAGATCTATGAGCAGTTTATTGGGTGAGCCACTGAattttgtgtgtatacatgtacatgtatgtactgtaagAATGtaatataaaaattatggCTGGTACAGtaaatgtagctacatgtacatgtacctttatCATCCGTAATTGCATTTCAAATGTACTGCATCAAATTGTACTCACAAGTAAACTTTTAATTGGAGTGTACTTGTAAAATGCATTGCTTATTATAAAAATACATAGAACATTATATTTTGATGATTACACTCTATTCATTCGTGCAGGTTCTTTCAAGGAGGAACTGAATGGTTATATCCAGCAAACGGACAACCCTGCCTACCAGGAATGGGTGATGGGGGCAATAGAAAAAGAGAAGATGAAACAGCAGCACTTGAAGGCCGTGATCGGTCATTTGGAGTCGGAGGTCGGGACTCTCGCTCAGGAG comes from the Halichondria panicea chromosome 4, odHalPani1.1, whole genome shotgun sequence genome and includes:
- the LOC135334503 gene encoding DNA excision repair protein ERCC-8-like, giving the protein MLQLLNDREVGLDPPWLLPRVYGSQRFVDIELSSRREFVKGHKNGVTSMDIDRQSGRYILSGGSDTTGTILLHDTLCPPGSTHQYPIVSNTFSPISNSEQNTSYAICSIQWYPHDTGMFVTSSADRTVKVWDTNEMCPVESFKFTKPVYTHVMAAAQSHCLIAVGGKECEITLCDIHSGSSTHILRSHNLPVMSLAWSPHNDFTLASGSQDNRVLLWDIRKAAGPLMSLDMHNGSGSSNSASVETAHSGHVNGLCFSSDGLYLLSFATDNKLKLWDAFYGKNTLINYGHLTNYDTHTSVQFAVSSHTSTLHPVVCLPSSGSILLIEMLTGKKIKSLQGHFGTVNCVMTHPFEQELFSGGGDGNILTWEPPPPKVTETRSASGRGLSVYQDDWSSDEER